The following coding sequences lie in one Mycobacterium gordonae genomic window:
- a CDS encoding enoyl-CoA hydratase/isomerase family protein has translation MILGGADIDAETAEAWGYINRAVPPEQLHTFVARLARRIASSPQPAIAATNVPSTRRPGDLTAGLRIQDQLLRETVARPAARKQLRPIIDAGAQTREFELGSGP, from the coding sequence GTGATCCTGGGCGGCGCCGACATCGACGCCGAAACCGCCGAGGCCTGGGGATACATCAACCGGGCCGTGCCGCCCGAGCAGCTACACACGTTCGTCGCCAGGCTCGCTCGACGCATCGCGTCGAGCCCGCAACCTGCCATCGCCGCAACAAACGTGCCATCCACGCGGCGACCGGGCGATCTGACCGCCGGCCTGCGCATCCAAGATCAGCTGCTGCGCGAAACAGTCGCACGACCGGCCGCGCGCAAACAGCTGCGGCCGATCATCGACGCAGGGGCGCAGACGCGGGAGTTCGAGCTGGGCTCCGGGCCCTGA